Proteins encoded in a region of the Gigantopelta aegis isolate Gae_Host chromosome 13, Gae_host_genome, whole genome shotgun sequence genome:
- the LOC121387061 gene encoding uncharacterized protein LOC121387061, which yields MVKRSNGSKHEEYKPMKTIHLRNRYTICSMGIICLFLCVTYYLPTSVYLSSIQLQIKTTNLFGYRSLSQMDCGSQYESVKNEACSGVLSCMTSGTWKTRELTSQERTEIDTFLKGSRDVIPNNTDYQRPDLKCGNLPYAETNPRVWFRVLCNPGGPTPCCFNNRCDNKTVDECRGPMNFDLRPRVHAEYSKWQPTDKKCSVKIFDSESACNLLKGSTIYVIGDSLMRQLYTALLMIIRGDLKTGALLPNTPEGKCSFGGGGMNNRQQIMSD from the coding sequence ATGGTGAAGCGCAGCAACGGAAGTAAACATGAAGAATATAAACCAATGAAAACGATACATTTGAGAAACCGTTACACAATATGTTCCATGGGTATTATTTGTCTCTTCTTGTGTGTTACATATTATTTACCCACATCCGTGTATCTTTCATCCATTCAACTGCAAATCAAAACTACAAACCTATTTGGATATCGCAGTTTGTCTCAGATGGACTGTGGTAGCCAATACGAAAGTGTCAAGAACGAGGCTTGTTCTGGAGTTCTCAGCTGCATGACGTCAGGCACGTGGAAAACAAGAGAGCTGACGTCACAAGAACGGACCGAAATTGATACTTTTCTCAAAGGCAGCAGAGATGTTATACCCAACAATACCGACTATCAAAGGCCGGACCTAAAATGCGGAAATCTACCCTACGCTGAAACTAACCCTAGAGTGTGGTTCCGTGTTTTGTGCAACCCCGGTGGACCCACGCcatgttgttttaataatagatgTGATAACAAAACTGTTGATGAATGTCGTGGTCCTATGAACTTTGACCTCCGACCCCGCGTTCATGCTGaatattcaaaatggcagccgacGGATAAAAAATGTTCTGTGAAGATATTTGACTCTGAGAGTGCCTGCAACTTGCTGAAAGGATCAACCATCTACGTCATTGGAGATTCATTGATGAGACAGCTTTACACAGCCTTGTTAATGATCATACGTGGTGATTTGAAGACAGGCGCCTTACTACCAAACACTCCTGAAGGCAAGTGCTcttttggtggtggtggaatGAATAACAGACAACAAATAATGTCAGACTGA